The following DNA comes from Rhodothermales bacterium.
AGCGAAGCAGCCGGGCGTACGCGAGCCCACGAATCGGCCATTGATGACTACTGTCGGCACACTCGACATGCCGGTTTCCTGCGCCTTGGCGCGCTGATCGATGATGCGCTTGCGGAAGGTGCCGGCGCGCAGCTGGGCGTTCATCCGCTCGACATCCATCCCGATGCGCTCGGCGATCTCGCGCAGCTCGGCGACGTTGATCCCGGCCGTCCGCCGCATCGCCATCTGGGCATCTACCATCTCGGTGAACTTGCCCTGCTCGTGCGCGGCGTACATGGTCTCGATTTGCGGCATCGAGTAATCACGGATCGGGAACGGGATGAAATAGAACCGGACGCTATCGCTGTGGGTGGCCACCATCTGCTTCATGAGCGGGTGGAGGTCCTGGCAATGCGGGCAGTTCGGGTCGAAGTATTCGATCACGACCACATCGGACGCCGGGTTGCCCAGCATCGGGTCGTTGTCCGAGATGAGATTCAGATAGTTATCGTACGTCGCCATGCGCGGGTCGTACAGGCACGCCGGCGGCTCGGTAAAGACAGGCGCTTCGACAATCGCGGGCTCGGCGGGCGGCGGAGGCGGCGGCGCCGGCAGGTTGTTGAAGTAGATGAAGTCACCCACCAGCAACAACGCCAACACGCCGATGGCGCCCGAATAAAAGCGCGACTCGGCTTTCATCACGCCTGCGGAGACCCGCCCGGCGCCGCTCTTGTCCCCGGTGATCAGGTCGTAGATCGTCGTCCCGAACAATACCGTGGCGATGGCGGCCGACGTAAGGCACAACGCACACAACTCGCCGATGCTGTTGATCTGATAGTTGACGAGGTACATCGAATAGATGAACCCGAACCCGATGAGGCCGGCCCGAATCCGCTTCAGCGTCCCCACACCCTCCGGCTTCGCCCGCATCAACAAAAAACTGAGGATCGCCACGGCGACGTAAAAAATCATCCCCCAGTAGACGTTCGAAATGCCCATGATCGAGCCGGCGCCGCTGGTGACCACCGCCTGGCAATTAAATAGCTGCTCGCCGCCCTGGGGCGGATTAAATCCCCAACACCCCTGGTCGAACCCCCGACCCTGCTGGATCCAGAGGTGAACCGTCACGAGAATTCCGAAGACGCTGAGGCCGAATACCAACCGATCGATCAGCGGCCGGTAGACCGATAAAAAGCCAGAGTTAGGGGCTGAAGTGGGGGTCGCTGACCGCGATGCCTGTTCTTTCTCCTTGCGCGTTTGTTTTGCCATGGTGCGATCGAGCCGTTACACGGTATTACACGGCGGAAGCCCGCCAGACCGGTTGAATGGGGTGGGGAGAATAAAAACAATGCCCCCTTAACGCCCATCCTGCCGACAAGGTTCATGGTTGCCTGACTCGGCCGGGTCAGACCTCTTCAGAGGGCACGGCATGCCATGTGCGCTCGGGCGATTTACCCGAAAGTAGCCCCTGAATCCGCGCCTGGAGGACGACCACCGTCGCCGGCTCGATCCGCTCCGGCGCCCGGCCTCGTTCCTTGAGGAGATACCGCGAGCCGCCCTGATGCTCGATCGTCATCTCCCACACCCCGCCCCGCCGTAGTTCGTGGCGTTCCAACCCGTCGGCCCGCAGGTACACGATCAATGTGTAGTCCGTCACCGCACTGTGCAGGATCGTGACAATGTCCTCCTCCTCCAGGAGCGACGTCCCGGGCGCGCAGCCGGCGGCCAGCAGCGAAAGTACAACCAGAGACCGAAGAAGGGA
Coding sequences within:
- a CDS encoding vitamin K epoxide reductase family protein; the encoded protein is MAKQTRKEKEQASRSATPTSAPNSGFLSVYRPLIDRLVFGLSVFGILVTVHLWIQQGRGFDQGCWGFNPPQGGEQLFNCQAVVTSGAGSIMGISNVYWGMIFYVAVAILSFLLMRAKPEGVGTLKRIRAGLIGFGFIYSMYLVNYQINSIGELCALCLTSAAIATVLFGTTIYDLITGDKSGAGRVSAGVMKAESRFYSGAIGVLALLLVGDFIYFNNLPAPPPPPPAEPAIVEAPVFTEPPACLYDPRMATYDNYLNLISDNDPMLGNPASDVVVIEYFDPNCPHCQDLHPLMKQMVATHSDSVRFYFIPFPIRDYSMPQIETMYAAHEQGKFTEMVDAQMAMRRTAGINVAELREIAERIGMDVERMNAQLRAGTFRKRIIDQRAKAQETGMSSVPTVVINGRFVGSRTPGCFAQFISEAVPAS